A window of the Rhodoferax sp. GW822-FHT02A01 genome harbors these coding sequences:
- a CDS encoding thioesterase family protein, translating into MSNLLISWQGPVQPAWVDYNGHLNDAYYLVIFSLATDGLMERIGLDGAGRKATGHTMYTLEVHLNYIQEVHEGVMVEVRTQILGVDAKRVHLFHSLHRQDDGTLLATNEQILSNIDVSNAETGPKTAPFAPQVAALLLPLAQAHAALPRPANAGRSIALPVPRK; encoded by the coding sequence ATGAGTAACCTCTTGATCAGTTGGCAAGGCCCGGTGCAGCCGGCCTGGGTGGACTACAACGGCCATCTGAACGACGCCTACTACCTGGTGATCTTCAGCCTGGCCACGGATGGGCTGATGGAGCGCATCGGCCTGGACGGGGCAGGCCGCAAGGCGACGGGCCACACCATGTACACGCTGGAGGTGCACCTGAACTACATCCAGGAGGTGCACGAGGGTGTGATGGTGGAGGTGCGTACGCAGATCCTGGGTGTGGACGCCAAGCGGGTGCATCTGTTCCACAGCCTGCACCGCCAGGACGACGGAACGCTCTTGGCGACCAACGAGCAGATACTCTCCAACATCGATGTGTCCAACGCGGAGACGGGGCCCAAGACTGCACCGTTTGCGCCGCAGGTGGCAGCGCTTCTGTTGCCATTGGCTCAGGCGCATGCGGCACTGCCACGGCCTGCCAATGCGGGGCGCAGTATTGCGTTGCCTGTGCCGCGCAAGTAG
- a CDS encoding thioesterase family protein encodes MTDPHQQAGRVTTPLENTPAKPWDPTAPIPAPLQLHSPTVQPQWVDYNGHMSESCFLLVFGDSSDAFFRFIGIDERYRDEQGLSLYTVETHIHNIREASVDDPLKLTLQVLDVDAKRVHIFHSMFHGKTGVLLATGEQMLLHVDMKAERAAPMPPWLLERIQAIHTAHAALPRPAQAGSSIGIRRKAV; translated from the coding sequence ATGACCGATCCACACCAACAAGCAGGCCGCGTCACCACCCCGTTGGAAAACACGCCCGCCAAACCCTGGGACCCCACGGCCCCCATACCGGCCCCCCTGCAACTGCACTCCCCCACCGTGCAACCGCAATGGGTGGACTACAACGGCCACATGAGCGAGTCCTGCTTTCTGCTGGTGTTTGGTGACAGCTCGGACGCCTTCTTCCGCTTCATCGGCATCGACGAACGCTACCGCGACGAACAGGGCCTGTCGCTCTACACCGTCGAGACCCATATCCACAACATACGCGAAGCCTCCGTGGACGATCCGCTCAAGCTCACGCTGCAGGTGCTGGATGTGGACGCCAAACGCGTACACATCTTCCACAGCATGTTCCATGGCAAGACCGGCGTGCTGCTGGCCACTGGCGAACAGATGCTGCTGCATGTGGACATGAAAGCCGAGCGCGCCGCACCCATGCCGCCCTGGCTGCTGGAGCGCATCCAGGCCATTCACACCGCGCACGCTGCCTTGCCGCGCCCGGCGCAGGCAGGTTCCTCCATCGGGATTCGCCGCAAGGCTGTTTGA
- a CDS encoding acyl-CoA dehydrogenase family protein gives MHFQLSHEHTMLVDTVRSFIETEIYPHEDLVERTDEIPPDLAAEIQAKAIEVGLYAANMPEEYGGGGLDNFGVTLLERELGRASYGLQMLVARPSNILRGCTGTQIEEYLLPTIRGERHDCLAMTEPNAGSDVRSMQTKAVREGDDYIINGSKHFISHADVSDYVILFAATDVEQTKAGPKKKITGFLVDFDTPGVTRRRGPACVSHRGYHQCELFFDNVRVPVSKRLGEEGKGFDLMGEWLGATRLTVAATSVGRGRRVLDMATEWAATRKQFGQPIGRFQGTGFKLADMATELEAADLLTLQAAWKCDQGSMTDSDAAMAKLFASEALARITDQTLQIFGGMGLMNSLPIERFWRDARVERIWDGTSEIQRHIISRAMLRAHGA, from the coding sequence ATGCACTTTCAACTCAGCCACGAACACACCATGCTGGTGGACACCGTGCGCAGCTTCATCGAAACCGAGATCTACCCCCACGAAGACCTGGTGGAGCGCACCGACGAGATCCCGCCCGACCTGGCTGCAGAGATTCAGGCCAAGGCCATTGAAGTGGGCCTGTATGCAGCCAACATGCCCGAGGAATATGGCGGCGGTGGACTGGACAACTTTGGTGTGACGCTGCTGGAGCGTGAGCTGGGCCGCGCCTCCTACGGCCTGCAGATGCTGGTGGCGCGCCCCAGCAACATCCTGCGCGGCTGCACCGGCACGCAGATCGAGGAATACCTGCTGCCCACCATACGCGGCGAACGCCATGATTGTCTGGCCATGACCGAACCCAACGCCGGATCGGACGTGCGCAGCATGCAGACCAAGGCGGTGCGCGAGGGTGACGACTACATCATCAATGGCAGCAAGCACTTCATCAGCCATGCCGATGTGTCCGATTACGTGATCCTGTTTGCCGCCACCGACGTGGAGCAGACCAAGGCCGGTCCCAAGAAAAAGATCACCGGATTTCTGGTGGACTTTGACACGCCCGGTGTAACGCGCCGCCGCGGCCCGGCCTGTGTGTCGCACCGCGGCTACCACCAGTGCGAGCTGTTCTTCGACAACGTGCGCGTACCGGTCTCCAAACGCCTGGGCGAAGAAGGCAAGGGCTTCGACCTGATGGGCGAATGGCTGGGCGCCACGCGCCTGACCGTGGCCGCCACCAGCGTAGGACGCGGCCGCCGCGTGCTCGACATGGCGACCGAATGGGCCGCCACGCGCAAGCAGTTTGGGCAACCGATTGGCCGCTTCCAGGGCACGGGCTTCAAGCTGGCCGACATGGCCACCGAACTCGAAGCCGCCGACCTGCTCACCCTGCAAGCCGCCTGGAAGTGCGACCAAGGCAGCATGACCGATTCCGACGCCGCCATGGCCAAGCTGTTTGCGTCTGAGGCGCTGGCACGCATCACCGACCAGACGCTGCAGATCTTTGGCGGCATGGGCTTGATGAATTCGCTGCCGATCGAGCGCTTCTGGCGCGATGCGCGGGTGGAGCGCATCTGGGACGGCACCAGCGAAATCCAGCGCCACATCATCTCGCGCGCCATGCTGCGTGCGCACGGCGCATGA
- a CDS encoding acetate--CoA ligase family protein has protein sequence MNRLTQLFSPQRIAVFGGNAAAEAIRQCRKLGFAGDIWPVHPTRTEMEGLPCFADVASLPAAPDAAFVAVPALATVDVVRQLSARGAGGAICYASGFAEVGEAGAALQRELVAAAGDMALIGPNCYGLLNYLDGVALWPDQHGGHREERGVAIVTQSGNIGLNLTMQRRGLPLAYLITVGNKAGDSMDAIIEALLLDPRVTAIGMHIEGLDDVAAFSRVAIKALEKRIPLVALKAGSSELGARTTMSHTSSLAGPDKLYEALFARCGVARVTDVSGLLETLKFLHVHGGLSGNRIISASCSGGEASLVADLAQTHGLDMPEIPQAAHTRLFDVLGEKVTVANPLDYHTYIWGNLEAQTECFAGMMDCGFDAHVLVLDFPRANRCNGSTWQTTLDAFVAAQAQTGAVAVVLSSLPEGLPDAVSERLLQQGVAPMQGTHDCLAAIAHAARIGAAQARCAQATPVAATPWTAHAADATSHMLNEVASKRALQGFGVPIPRGACVTAPAAVATAEALGYPVVVKAVSDTLAHKTEAGGVKLGLKSADAVRAAVESMRHLSNAFLVEQMATEVVAEIIVGITRDAQFGLALTLGTGGILVELIQDAATLLLPASPEDIRTALQSLKTWPLLNGYRGKAAGDVDALVQAVASIAAYGAAHADDLLELDVNPILVLPAGRGVVAVDALIRLAGNTPHD, from the coding sequence ATGAACCGCCTCACGCAACTGTTTTCGCCCCAGCGCATCGCCGTATTCGGCGGCAACGCTGCCGCCGAGGCCATACGCCAGTGCCGCAAGCTGGGCTTTGCAGGCGACATCTGGCCGGTGCATCCCACGCGCACGGAGATGGAGGGCCTGCCCTGCTTTGCTGACGTTGCGTCATTGCCTGCAGCACCTGACGCTGCCTTTGTCGCCGTGCCGGCACTGGCAACCGTGGACGTGGTGCGACAGCTCTCGGCCCGCGGCGCGGGTGGCGCCATCTGCTATGCCTCCGGCTTTGCCGAAGTGGGTGAAGCAGGCGCGGCGCTGCAACGGGAACTGGTGGCCGCGGCGGGTGACATGGCCCTGATCGGCCCCAACTGCTATGGGCTGCTCAACTACCTGGACGGCGTGGCCCTGTGGCCGGACCAGCATGGCGGACACCGCGAGGAGCGCGGTGTGGCCATCGTCACGCAAAGCGGCAACATCGGTCTGAACCTGACCATGCAGCGCCGTGGCCTGCCTTTGGCCTATCTGATCACCGTGGGCAACAAGGCCGGCGACAGCATGGACGCCATCATCGAAGCCCTGCTGCTGGACCCGCGTGTCACCGCTATTGGCATGCATATCGAGGGCCTGGACGATGTGGCGGCCTTCTCGCGTGTGGCGATCAAAGCGCTGGAAAAACGCATCCCGCTGGTGGCCCTCAAAGCTGGCAGCTCGGAGTTGGGCGCACGCACCACCATGAGCCACACCAGCTCGCTGGCCGGGCCGGACAAGCTGTATGAAGCCCTGTTTGCGCGCTGCGGCGTGGCACGGGTGACTGATGTGTCGGGCTTGCTGGAGACGCTCAAGTTCCTGCATGTGCATGGTGGCCTGAGTGGCAACCGCATCATCTCGGCCAGTTGCTCGGGCGGCGAGGCATCTCTGGTGGCGGACCTGGCCCAGACGCATGGACTGGACATGCCGGAAATCCCGCAAGCAGCACACACCCGACTCTTCGACGTGCTCGGTGAGAAGGTCACCGTGGCCAACCCGCTGGACTACCACACCTATATCTGGGGCAATCTGGAAGCGCAGACCGAGTGCTTTGCCGGCATGATGGACTGTGGCTTTGACGCCCATGTGCTGGTGCTGGACTTTCCCCGTGCCAACCGTTGCAATGGCAGTACCTGGCAGACCACGCTGGATGCCTTTGTGGCGGCACAAGCCCAAACGGGCGCCGTCGCGGTGGTGCTGAGCTCCCTGCCCGAGGGCTTGCCCGACGCGGTAAGCGAGCGCCTGCTGCAGCAAGGTGTGGCGCCCATGCAGGGCACCCATGATTGCCTGGCTGCCATCGCACACGCAGCGCGCATTGGTGCGGCCCAGGCGCGCTGTGCTCAGGCGACACCCGTTGCGGCCACGCCATGGACGGCCCATGCAGCAGATGCCACCAGTCATATGCTCAACGAAGTGGCGAGCAAGCGCGCGCTGCAGGGCTTTGGTGTGCCGATTCCGCGTGGTGCCTGCGTCACTGCCCCGGCTGCAGTCGCTACCGCCGAAGCGCTGGGTTATCCGGTAGTGGTCAAGGCGGTGTCCGACACGCTGGCACACAAGACCGAGGCCGGTGGTGTCAAGCTGGGCCTGAAGTCCGCTGACGCGGTGCGAGCAGCTGTGGAGAGCATGCGCCATCTGTCGAACGCTTTTCTGGTGGAGCAGATGGCAACCGAGGTAGTGGCCGAAATCATCGTAGGCATCACGCGCGATGCACAGTTTGGCCTGGCCCTGACGCTGGGCACCGGTGGCATTCTCGTGGAGCTGATACAGGATGCGGCCACACTGCTGCTGCCCGCATCGCCAGAAGACATTCGCACAGCGCTGCAGTCCCTCAAAACCTGGCCGCTGCTGAACGGCTACCGCGGCAAGGCCGCCGGGGACGTGGATGCGCTGGTGCAAGCCGTTGCATCCATCGCCGCCTATGGTGCAGCCCATGCTGACGATTTGCTGGAACTGGATGTGAATCCCATCCTCGTGCTGCCCGCAGGGCGCGGCGTGGTGGCGGTGGACGCACTGATACGATTGGCAGGAAACACACCCCATGACTGA
- a CDS encoding enoyl-CoA hydratase-related protein, with amino-acid sequence MTEAVRTQARDGVLTITLDRPKANAINVPTSQALYAAFRQLQDDPALRVAIITGTGRFFSAGWDLNAATEGEAIDADHGPGGFAGLTEYFSLSKPVIAAVNGLAFGGGFELALAADLMVVADTAEFALPEVKLGMMADSGGVLRLPRRLPRAIATELLLTGRRMSAAEAAQWGLANRVVPADALLQTAQELAAQMVLAAPLALAAVKEVLRATEGQPLAEAYSTLRSGTLPQYRAMLTSEDAQEGPRAFGEKRPPRWSGH; translated from the coding sequence ATGACTGAAGCCGTACGTACCCAAGCCCGCGATGGTGTGCTCACCATCACCCTGGACCGTCCCAAGGCCAACGCGATCAACGTGCCCACCAGCCAGGCACTGTATGCGGCGTTCCGGCAGCTGCAGGACGACCCGGCCTTGCGCGTGGCCATCATCACCGGCACCGGGCGCTTCTTCTCCGCAGGCTGGGACCTCAATGCCGCAACCGAAGGCGAAGCCATCGATGCCGACCACGGCCCGGGCGGCTTTGCCGGACTGACCGAGTATTTTTCCTTGAGCAAGCCGGTAATTGCCGCGGTCAACGGCCTGGCATTTGGGGGCGGTTTTGAACTGGCACTGGCGGCAGACCTCATGGTGGTGGCCGACACGGCCGAGTTCGCCCTGCCGGAGGTCAAACTGGGCATGATGGCCGACTCCGGCGGCGTGCTGCGCCTGCCGCGCAGATTGCCGCGTGCCATTGCCACCGAGCTGCTGCTCACGGGACGGCGCATGTCGGCTGCCGAGGCAGCGCAATGGGGCCTGGCCAACCGGGTGGTGCCTGCGGACGCGCTGCTGCAGACCGCACAGGAGCTCGCCGCCCAGATGGTGCTGGCGGCACCGCTGGCACTGGCTGCTGTGAAGGAAGTGCTGCGCGCCACCGAAGGCCAGCCCCTGGCAGAAGCCTATAGCACGCTGCGCAGTGGCACCCTGCCCCAGTACCGCGCCATGCTCACATCCGAAGACGCGCAGGAGGGGCCGCGCGCCTTCGGCGAGAAGCGCCCACCGCGCTGGAGCGGGCACTGA